One Brienomyrus brachyistius isolate T26 chromosome 24, BBRACH_0.4, whole genome shotgun sequence DNA segment encodes these proteins:
- the LOC125719883 gene encoding galactose-3-O-sulfotransferase 3-like isoform X6, whose protein sequence is MSCKKIFFLLLAVSSLSLFLHSRGRFIWTIKLSKMTSYITCSLSSAAAKPKHMSIAFLKTHKTASSTMQNILFRFAEHHNLTVALPQSPCNHQFCYPSSFSSRFVHPYTLPARIITNHMRFNHSEVQRIMPNDTIYITILREPASMFESLFSYYNQYCPSFKRVPDGSLETFLKDPRRYYNPAEKYSMFAHNTLTYDLGGDNNHRASDKAYVKGFIAKIESIFSLVMISEYFDESLVLLRHLLSWELEDVLYIKHNMRSHGSRRSLQEGLPARIRVWNALDAQLYDHFNASLWRQLDALGLDCVAREVQLLRQARDRLVRGCIGGLQPQPRPPNQIKDKVLRPAQPPKVTIMGYNVPLNASYMGAKPGSESHDRCMKLVMPEVPYSQRLLQTQFLRSVRHSPSFWAAN, encoded by the exons ATGTCCTGCAAGAAGATCTTCTTTCTGCTTCTGGCAGTGAGCAGCCTGAGCCTCTTTCTGCACAGCAGAGGCCGTTTCATCTG GACTATAAAATTATCCAAAATGACCAGTTACATTACATGCAGCCTGTCCTCTGCTGCTGCAAAGCCGAAGCACATGAGCATCGCCTTCCTGAAGACGCACAAGACGGCCAGCAGCACCATGCAGAACATCCTGTTCCGCTTTGCCGAGCACCACAACCTCACCGTTGCCCTTCCACAGAGCCCATGTAATCACCAGTTCTGCTACCCATCCTCCTTTAGCTCCAGATTCGTCCACCCCTACACACTGCCTGCCCGCATCATCACCAATCACATGCGCTTCAATCACAGTGAGGTACAGCGCATCATGCCTAATGACACCATCTACATCACCATCCTGCGAGAGCCGGCCTCCATGTTTGAGTCGCTGTTCAGCTACTACAACCAGTACTGCCCGAGCTTCAAGCGCGTCCCAGACGGCTCCCTGGAGACCTTCCTCAAGGACCCCCGGCGTTACTACAATCCCGCTGAAAAGTACTCCATGTTTGCCCACAACACGCTGACCTATGACCTGGGTGGGGATAACAACCACCGAGCCAGTGACAAGGCTTACGTGAAGGGCTTCATCGCCAAGATCGAGAGCATCTTCTCTTTGGTCATGATCTCCGAGTACTTCGATGAGTCGCTGGTGCTGCTGCGACACCTGCTCTCCTGGGAGCTGGAGGATGTGCTCTACATCAAACACAACATGCGCAGCCACGGCTCCCGGAGGTCCTTGCAAGAGGGGCTTCCGGCCAGGATCCGTGTCTGGAATGCTCTCGATGCCCAGCTCTACGACCACTTCAACGCCAGCCTGTGGCGCCAGCTGGATGCCCTGGGGCTGGACTGCGTGGCCCGGGAGGTGCAGCTGCTGCGCCAGGCCCGTGACCGCCTCGTGCGCGGCTGTATCGGGGGCTTGCAACCCCAGCCACGCCCACCAAACCAGATCAAGGACAAGGTGCTGCGTCCAGCGCAGCCGCCCAAGGTGACTATCATGGGCTACAATGTGCCCCTCAATGCCTCCTACATGGGCGCCAAGCCGGGCAGTGAGTCACATGACCGCTGCATGAAGCTCGTAATGCCGGAGGTGCCATACTCGCAGCGCCTGCTGCAGACACAATTCCTGCGGTCCGTCAGGCATTCCCCTTCATTCTGGGCTGCAAACTAG